Proteins encoded within one genomic window of Verrucomicrobiia bacterium:
- a CDS encoding cysteine synthase family protein, with protein MADIKESILETIGKTPLVKINRLCPNPKVTMWAKLEWGNPLGSVKERVALAMVEQAERDGRLTKGKIILESSSGNTGIGLAMAGAQKGYKVLITMSEGVSIERRRIIEALGAEVLLTPAELGSDGAWDKADELHRSNPQKYCRLSQYREQSNIDAHYHGTANEIWEQTKGNVDVLVVTLGTTGTAVGCGRRLKELNPEIRIISVEPQPGKHKQQGIRNIESMRTPEIWDASAVDERLVCKDEDAFVWARRLAKEEGLLGGISTGSAFWGAYVTAQKMAGGNLVVVFPDNGLKYLSTELYRSI; from the coding sequence ATGGCTGATATCAAAGAAAGCATACTCGAAACCATCGGTAAAACGCCGTTGGTGAAAATCAACCGGCTCTGCCCCAATCCAAAAGTGACCATGTGGGCCAAACTGGAATGGGGGAATCCGCTCGGCAGCGTCAAGGAGCGGGTGGCTTTGGCGATGGTCGAACAGGCGGAGCGGGACGGACGGCTGACCAAGGGCAAAATCATTTTGGAATCCTCTTCCGGCAATACCGGCATCGGGCTGGCGATGGCGGGGGCACAAAAAGGATACAAAGTTTTAATCACGATGTCGGAAGGGGTCTCCATCGAGCGCCGAAGGATTATCGAGGCGCTGGGCGCGGAAGTTTTGCTGACGCCGGCCGAACTCGGTTCCGATGGGGCTTGGGATAAAGCGGACGAATTGCATCGCTCCAATCCGCAGAAGTACTGCCGCTTGTCGCAGTATCGGGAACAATCGAATATCGACGCCCACTATCACGGCACGGCGAATGAAATTTGGGAACAGACCAAGGGAAACGTGGACGTACTGGTCGTCACTCTGGGGACCACCGGCACGGCGGTCGGCTGCGGACGGCGGCTGAAAGAACTGAATCCCGAGATCAGAATCATCTCCGTTGAGCCCCAGCCGGGAAAGCACAAACAGCAGGGGATACGGAATATAGAATCCATGCGAACGCCGGAAATCTGGGATGCCTCCGCAGTTGACGAGCGTTTGGTATGCAAAGACGAAGACGCCTTTGTATGGGCGAGGCGTTTGGCCAAAGAGGAGGGGCTTTTGGGGGGCATTTCCACCGGATCGGCCTTCTGGGGGGCGTACGTCACAGCGCAAAAAATGGCCGGCGGCAACCTCGTGGTTGTTTTCCCGGACAACGGCCTTAAATACCTCTCCACCGAGCTTTATCGTTCCATTTAA
- a CDS encoding NAD(P)/FAD-dependent oxidoreductase, whose protein sequence is MSAGEKIYDVTVIGAGPVGLFAAYYAGLRDLSVKIVDSLPYIGGQVNTLYPKKPVYDVAGCPAIVGEDLVKNLVEQVQQYKPAIVLGERITELYRQGDGSYLLKGDHGSEHRTKTVIITAGIGVFAPRKLEKPEVEAWLGKGFYYGVMDPEEFRDKKVLLIGGGDTALDWALALQRIAKSLVLVHRSAKFTAHEDSVKKLHNSGIPVFTTTEVEAVSGNSKIERASILNKLTQEKKEFEVDAVVCCIGYAANLGPLRNWGLEFGAGHTIKVNAHMETNLPGVYAAGDIAGFEGKLKLIATGFGEAAIAANYAAHQINPSAKVFPGYSTNFVEEKKEKQAHPASK, encoded by the coding sequence ATGAGCGCAGGTGAAAAAATTTACGACGTGACGGTAATCGGTGCGGGGCCGGTGGGCCTCTTCGCCGCCTATTATGCCGGATTGCGGGATCTTTCGGTAAAAATCGTCGATTCGCTGCCGTACATCGGCGGGCAAGTGAACACCCTCTATCCCAAAAAGCCGGTTTATGACGTGGCGGGCTGTCCGGCCATTGTGGGCGAAGATTTGGTCAAAAATTTGGTCGAGCAGGTTCAGCAGTACAAGCCGGCGATTGTTCTGGGGGAGCGGATTACCGAGCTGTATCGTCAAGGGGACGGCAGTTATTTGCTCAAAGGCGACCACGGCAGCGAACATCGTACGAAAACAGTGATTATCACCGCCGGCATCGGAGTTTTTGCCCCCCGCAAGCTGGAAAAACCGGAGGTGGAGGCCTGGCTGGGGAAGGGGTTTTACTACGGGGTGATGGACCCGGAGGAATTCCGCGACAAAAAAGTGCTACTCATAGGCGGCGGCGACACGGCGCTCGACTGGGCTTTGGCGCTTCAGCGTATCGCCAAAAGCTTGGTACTCGTCCACCGTTCTGCCAAATTCACGGCGCACGAGGACAGCGTAAAGAAACTTCACAACTCCGGCATACCGGTTTTCACCACCACGGAAGTGGAGGCGGTCAGCGGAAATTCCAAAATCGAGCGGGCCTCAATTCTGAACAAGCTGACGCAGGAGAAAAAGGAATTTGAAGTGGATGCGGTGGTTTGCTGCATCGGCTACGCCGCCAATCTGGGGCCTTTGCGCAACTGGGGGCTGGAATTTGGCGCAGGGCATACCATCAAGGTCAACGCCCATATGGAAACTAATCTTCCGGGTGTTTACGCTGCGGGAGATATTGCCGGCTTTGAAGGGAAGCTTAAGCTCATCGCCACCGGCTTTGGCGAGGCCGCCATCGCCGCCAACTACGCCGCCCACCAAATCAACCCCTCCGCCAAGGTTTTTCCGGGTTATTCCACGAATTTTGTGGAAGAGAAAAAAGAGAAGCAGGCCCATCCCGCTTCGAAATAG
- a CDS encoding DoxX family protein encodes MIGRLQNFRDTGLLILRIGLGGMYLWHGWPKLSGGRERWARLGGAMDNFGIDLFPTFWGFMAACAEFFGGLCLIFGVFFGWAGLLMALTMLVAATSHFSRGEGLRGAAHAVENGIVLLSLVFIGPGKYNLAALFSRKVNPPSS; translated from the coding sequence ATGATTGGACGGCTGCAAAATTTTAGAGACACCGGGCTTTTGATTCTGCGTATCGGCCTTGGCGGGATGTACCTGTGGCACGGCTGGCCCAAGCTTTCCGGCGGGCGGGAACGCTGGGCGCGCCTCGGCGGGGCGATGGATAATTTCGGCATCGACTTATTTCCCACCTTCTGGGGCTTTATGGCCGCCTGCGCGGAGTTTTTCGGCGGGCTCTGTCTGATTTTCGGAGTTTTCTTCGGCTGGGCGGGGCTTTTGATGGCTTTGACGATGCTCGTTGCCGCCACCAGCCATTTCAGCCGCGGCGAGGGACTGCGCGGCGCCGCCCACGCCGTTGAAAACGGCATCGTGCTTTTAAGCCTGGTTTTCATCGGCCCGGGGAAGTACAACCTGGCCGCACTTTTTTCACGCAAAGTCAATCCGCCATCCTCATAG
- a CDS encoding formate--tetrahydrofolate ligase encodes MNADNPRNRIDKPIGEIAASAGLAGDELILYGQTKAKVRLETWERLKNKPDGKLILVTGITPTPAGEGKTTVAIGMADALRRLGKKSLVTLREPSLGPVFGMKGGATGGGKAKVIPEDEINLHFTGDFHAVTAAHNLLSALLDNHLHHGNVLDFDMRRTIWKRALDVNDRALRRIVVGLGGREGSYPREDRFDITAASELMAILSLAKSREELKERIANIIVGFTRTGGAPIRASELNGAGGMAALLRDALAPNLVQTAEGTPAFVHCGPFANIAHGCNSILATRFALKLGDFVLTEAGFGSDLGGEKFLDIFCPSGGFKPAAAVLVATVRALKFHGGCKRSELDKENTEAVERGFSNLVHHLGILGTFGLPALVAINRFTSDTEAELKVVEHRLADMNQPTARCEAFAMGSEGAVEAAEQLAKLVETQKSDYHPLYTAEMPLAEKIETVATHIYGADGVHYSGRSARQLEECAEMGFGNNFVCIAKTPYSFGDDPKKGHQPAKHKITIREVRLLGGAGFVVPIAGEILTMPGLPKVPAAEQIDLLPDGTIANLV; translated from the coding sequence ATGAACGCGGATAATCCCCGGAACCGGATTGACAAACCGATTGGGGAAATTGCCGCCTCCGCCGGGTTGGCGGGGGACGAATTAATCCTATACGGACAGACCAAAGCAAAAGTACGCTTGGAAACATGGGAACGTCTCAAGAACAAGCCTGACGGCAAATTGATTTTGGTAACCGGTATCACGCCGACCCCCGCGGGAGAGGGAAAAACCACCGTTGCCATCGGGATGGCGGACGCCCTGCGGCGGCTCGGAAAAAAATCGCTGGTAACCTTGCGCGAGCCCTCCTTGGGGCCTGTTTTTGGCATGAAAGGAGGGGCCACGGGAGGAGGAAAGGCCAAAGTTATTCCGGAAGATGAAATCAATCTACATTTCACGGGGGACTTTCATGCCGTAACAGCCGCGCACAATCTTTTGTCCGCCCTTTTGGACAACCACCTGCATCACGGCAATGTCTTGGATTTCGATATGCGCCGCACGATTTGGAAGCGGGCTTTGGACGTGAATGACCGGGCTTTGCGCCGGATTGTCGTGGGATTGGGAGGACGGGAAGGGAGCTATCCCCGTGAGGATCGCTTCGACATCACCGCCGCCAGCGAATTGATGGCCATTTTGTCTTTGGCCAAAAGCCGGGAGGAGTTGAAGGAGCGAATCGCCAACATCATCGTCGGTTTCACCCGAACGGGCGGCGCCCCCATCCGCGCATCGGAACTGAACGGCGCAGGTGGGATGGCGGCTTTACTGCGGGATGCCTTGGCCCCCAATCTGGTGCAGACGGCGGAGGGAACTCCGGCCTTCGTACATTGCGGCCCGTTTGCCAACATTGCACACGGCTGCAATTCGATTCTGGCCACCCGCTTTGCCCTCAAGCTGGGGGATTTCGTCCTGACGGAAGCCGGCTTCGGCTCCGATTTGGGCGGGGAGAAGTTTCTGGACATCTTTTGCCCGTCAGGCGGTTTTAAACCGGCGGCTGCCGTCCTGGTTGCGACCGTACGCGCCTTGAAATTTCACGGCGGGTGCAAGCGCAGTGAGCTGGACAAGGAAAACACGGAAGCGGTGGAGCGCGGGTTTTCCAACCTTGTCCATCATCTGGGAATTTTAGGAACGTTTGGCCTGCCGGCGCTGGTCGCCATCAACCGGTTTACGAGTGACACGGAAGCGGAGCTGAAAGTTGTCGAGCATCGGCTTGCGGATATGAACCAGCCGACGGCGCGCTGCGAGGCGTTCGCGATGGGTTCCGAGGGGGCGGTGGAAGCGGCGGAGCAATTGGCAAAACTGGTGGAGACGCAAAAATCGGACTACCATCCGCTTTACACGGCGGAAATGCCCTTGGCGGAAAAAATCGAGACCGTGGCCACACACATCTACGGCGCCGACGGGGTGCACTACTCCGGGCGCAGCGCCCGCCAGTTGGAGGAATGCGCGGAGATGGGGTTCGGCAATAATTTTGTTTGCATTGCCAAAACGCCCTATTCCTTCGGCGACGATCCAAAGAAAGGGCACCAGCCCGCCAAACACAAAATCACGATCCGCGAAGTGCGGCTTTTGGGAGGAGCCGGGTTTGTGGTGCCGATTGCCGGGGAGATTTTGACGATGCCGGGGCTGCCGAAAGTTCCCGCCGCCGAGCAAATCGATTTGCTCCCGGACGGCACCATAGCCAATCTGGTGTAA
- a CDS encoding 2Fe-2S iron-sulfur cluster-binding protein, translated as MPKVHFKNLDKTVEALEGQSILDAALDNDIQLTHDCGGNCTCSTCHVVILEGMEHLSPKDEAEQDQLEMAEGLTPTSRLGCQSRVFGDVTLIVPNGTSPGPTSDPVFKIGSPTG; from the coding sequence ATGCCCAAGGTTCACTTCAAAAATCTGGATAAGACTGTTGAGGCCTTGGAAGGGCAGTCGATTTTGGACGCTGCCTTGGACAACGACATCCAACTCACTCATGACTGTGGCGGGAACTGCACCTGCTCCACCTGCCATGTGGTTATCCTCGAAGGAATGGAGCATCTTTCCCCCAAAGACGAAGCGGAGCAGGATCAATTGGAAATGGCGGAAGGGCTGACGCCGACTTCCCGTCTCGGCTGTCAGTCGCGGGTTTTTGGCGACGTCACCTTGATTGTTCCCAATGGTACTTCGCCGGGGCCTACATCCGACCCCGTTTTCAAAATTGGGTCACCAACGGGATAG
- a CDS encoding haloacid dehalogenase type II: MLVLKKYRVLTFDCYGTLIDWEKGILKAILPVLFRRDVALNDAEILRLYAELEAQAETGPYIKYREVLRNVMRGFGEKFSFSPTEEELNALPDSMKNWKPFPDTLESLLELKQCFKLAVISNTDEDLFAETARNLRIRFDWVITAEQVKSYKPSLNNFERAIEKIGVSPDKILHVAQSVYHDIIPAKRLGLATVLVHRRGHGAVLPAEGRPDLEVPDLKTFASLI; the protein is encoded by the coding sequence TTGCTGGTCTTGAAAAAATACCGCGTCCTGACCTTCGACTGCTACGGAACCTTGATTGACTGGGAAAAAGGGATTTTGAAGGCCATCCTTCCCGTCTTGTTCCGGCGAGACGTCGCCTTGAACGACGCCGAAATTTTGCGGCTTTATGCGGAACTGGAAGCTCAAGCAGAAACCGGGCCGTATATCAAATACCGTGAGGTTCTGCGCAACGTGATGCGGGGATTCGGCGAAAAATTCAGCTTCTCCCCCACCGAGGAGGAATTGAACGCCCTGCCCGATTCAATGAAAAACTGGAAACCCTTTCCTGACACGCTGGAATCCCTTTTGGAGCTGAAACAGTGTTTCAAACTGGCCGTAATCTCCAACACGGATGAAGATCTCTTTGCCGAAACCGCAAGGAATTTGCGGATTCGTTTTGACTGGGTGATTACCGCCGAGCAGGTGAAGTCCTACAAACCCTCGCTGAACAATTTTGAGCGGGCGATTGAGAAAATCGGGGTAAGTCCGGACAAAATCCTTCACGTCGCTCAAAGCGTTTATCATGATATTATCCCAGCCAAACGGTTGGGGCTGGCAACCGTTTTGGTGCACAGACGGGGACACGGCGCAGTGCTTCCAGCCGAAGGCCGGCCCGATTTGGAAGTGCCCGACTTGAAAACGTTCGCCTCGCTGATATAA
- a CDS encoding DUF1015 domain-containing protein: MKPFFGFRYNPQKVGSWENVISPPYDQYNAQMEREFRAKSPYNAAHLILPKPEEDSLVPYEQVRERLRGWLNDRVILPDSKPAIYAYSITYREEGIQKKNLGFFALGKLEEYLSRGVAPHENILASPREDRLRLRLATQADFGPIYMVYTDQEKTFEKLAAPLLNTSPLVTVRDMAGELHELWALADEATVQQVISLLASKPTLIADGHHRYDAALESHRRNLDKPWFAHRLMAFFNAEGEGLSIRPIHRLLYELKLSRKECLGRLSENFEVSVLYAGGSEEDFLNAKKLVRENSDKEHRFGLLLEDSFYLLTRPRSENLDVSVLNEEILKNTFGFSEVELRKVLDYSRDAGEVAEKVGLGRAKAGFIMNATRMEEIWRVVQLGEKLPPKSTFFYPKLLTGLVMNINSDFYKKSNG, translated from the coding sequence ATAAAACCATTTTTTGGATTCCGCTACAATCCGCAGAAAGTCGGGTCGTGGGAAAACGTGATTTCTCCGCCTTACGACCAATACAATGCCCAAATGGAGCGGGAGTTCCGCGCCAAAAGCCCCTATAATGCTGCTCATCTGATTTTGCCCAAGCCGGAGGAGGATTCGCTGGTTCCCTATGAGCAGGTTCGGGAACGGTTGAGAGGGTGGCTTAATGACCGAGTAATCCTTCCAGATTCCAAGCCCGCAATCTATGCTTATAGCATTACTTATAGGGAGGAGGGGATACAGAAGAAGAATCTCGGCTTTTTTGCGCTCGGAAAGCTCGAGGAATATTTGAGCCGCGGGGTGGCGCCGCACGAAAATATTCTGGCCTCGCCCCGGGAGGACCGGCTGCGCTTGCGGCTTGCCACGCAGGCGGATTTCGGGCCGATATATATGGTTTACACCGATCAGGAAAAAACCTTTGAAAAGCTGGCAGCCCCACTTCTGAATACATCGCCGTTGGTTACCGTTCGGGATATGGCCGGGGAGCTGCACGAGCTTTGGGCGTTGGCGGATGAAGCGACGGTTCAGCAAGTTATAAGCTTGTTAGCATCAAAGCCGACCTTGATAGCCGACGGTCACCACCGCTACGATGCGGCCCTGGAATCCCATCGCCGAAATTTGGACAAACCTTGGTTCGCCCACCGGCTGATGGCCTTTTTCAATGCGGAGGGAGAGGGGCTTTCCATCCGGCCCATTCACCGCTTGCTGTATGAATTAAAGCTTTCTCGAAAAGAATGCTTAGGAAGGTTGTCCGAAAATTTTGAAGTGTCGGTTCTTTATGCCGGAGGCTCGGAAGAAGATTTTCTGAATGCTAAAAAACTCGTAAGAGAAAATTCAGATAAAGAGCACCGGTTTGGGCTGTTGCTGGAGGACAGTTTTTACCTGTTGACCCGCCCAAGAAGTGAAAATCTGGACGTTTCCGTTCTTAACGAGGAAATTCTAAAGAACACCTTTGGATTTTCAGAAGTGGAATTACGAAAGGTCTTGGACTACTCCAGGGATGCTGGCGAAGTGGCGGAAAAGGTTGGCTTGGGCAGGGCAAAAGCAGGGTTCATCATGAATGCTACACGGATGGAGGAGATCTGGCGGGTGGTCCAACTCGGGGAAAAACTCCCGCCGAAGTCCACCTTCTTCTATCCCAAACTATTGACGGGGCTGGTGATGAACATAAATTCGGATTTTTACAAAAAAAGCAATGGCTGA
- a CDS encoding pitrilysin family protein, translating to MKKKEFLTMLMAGFLALPAAAQAQKSKATAADIPKLKFEKYQLPNGLEVILSEDHRLPLVAVNLWYHVGPANEDPGRTGFAHLFEHMMFQGSKHVEGDSHFKLLEASGASDINGTTDFDRTNYFETLPSNQLELALWLEADRMGFLLDKLTQANLSNQQDVVRNERRQSVENRPYGIVEEEMFHQLYPSNHPYYASVIGSHADIQAAQLEDVKKFFKLFYAPNNASLAIVGDIDIAKTKKLVEKYFGSLKRGADVPKLNVTTPPITSERRTVVADRIELPRVYMAWITPSIFKEGDAEGGVAAQILGGGKSSRLYKKLVYEKQIAQDVLAEQYSLILGSVFYVQVTARPGHSAEEIEAAINEELELLRSQGPTEAEVERAKNVIETGIIRGLETLGGFGGVADRLNMYNHYLGTPDYLQQDISRYRKVTPVSVQNFAQTYLRNENRAVVHGVPGTPNLGPEVPIPQLDSAQMASGAESINLAEPWRSEVPKAAAERALKLPVPESFKLSNGLTIIYNQRPWLPITSARLVFKTGSDANPLDKPGLANFTVAMLDEGTKTRSALQIADEVAGLGASLSTSSTMDASQVAIQSLTKNFSKVLDLLADVVLNPSFPEEEIERQRASRLAGLVQERENPSAVANRVMARVLYGANHPYGYPEIGTEAAIKATTRDDMYGFWQKNFVPNNAALVVAGSISKNELKALAGAAFASWKPGAPAAPQLGNPATTPAKVVIVDKPGAPQTQLRVAAIGLPRSTPEYAALQVANGILGGLFSSRINLNLRERNGYSYGAFSTFVYRRAAGPFLIATGVRTDVTGPAVEEIYKEINRMSAEPVTADELALSKQSLVRSLPGDFETSSSAAGTFSNLYIYDLGLDYYSKFPAMVSAVDAATVQATAKKHLRLDKMVVVAVGDKTKIRPELEKLNLGSIEVRDTEGTLAQQ from the coding sequence ATGAAAAAAAAGGAGTTTTTAACGATGCTTATGGCCGGCTTTTTGGCATTGCCCGCTGCGGCGCAGGCGCAGAAATCGAAAGCAACTGCCGCCGATATCCCCAAATTAAAGTTTGAAAAATACCAGCTTCCCAACGGGCTGGAGGTGATTTTGTCCGAAGACCACCGGCTGCCGCTCGTGGCGGTCAATTTGTGGTACCATGTCGGGCCGGCCAATGAAGATCCGGGGCGCACCGGCTTTGCCCATCTCTTCGAGCATATGATGTTCCAGGGCTCCAAGCATGTGGAGGGGGACTCCCACTTCAAGCTTTTGGAAGCATCCGGGGCCTCCGACATCAACGGCACCACCGATTTCGACCGCACGAATTATTTTGAAACCCTTCCTTCCAATCAACTGGAGCTGGCCTTGTGGCTGGAAGCGGACCGGATGGGTTTTTTGCTGGATAAGCTGACCCAGGCGAATTTGTCCAACCAGCAGGACGTGGTGCGCAACGAACGGCGCCAGAGCGTGGAGAACCGGCCCTACGGCATCGTGGAAGAGGAGATGTTTCACCAGCTCTATCCCTCCAACCATCCCTACTATGCCTCGGTCATCGGCTCCCATGCCGATATTCAGGCCGCACAACTCGAGGACGTGAAGAAGTTCTTCAAGCTGTTTTACGCCCCCAACAACGCCAGCTTGGCCATCGTCGGGGATATCGACATCGCCAAGACCAAAAAACTGGTGGAAAAGTACTTCGGTTCACTCAAACGAGGAGCCGACGTTCCAAAACTGAACGTTACCACCCCGCCAATTACCTCCGAGCGGCGGACGGTCGTGGCGGATAGAATCGAACTGCCGCGGGTGTATATGGCCTGGATTACCCCTTCCATTTTCAAAGAGGGGGATGCCGAGGGAGGCGTGGCGGCGCAGATTTTGGGCGGGGGCAAGTCCAGCCGGTTGTACAAAAAACTGGTTTATGAAAAGCAGATTGCCCAGGATGTTCTGGCTGAACAGTATTCGCTTATTTTGGGTTCCGTATTCTACGTGCAGGTGACCGCCCGCCCCGGGCATTCGGCCGAGGAGATTGAAGCGGCCATCAACGAGGAGTTGGAACTCTTGCGTTCCCAAGGCCCGACCGAAGCGGAAGTGGAGCGGGCGAAAAACGTAATTGAAACCGGCATCATCCGCGGGCTGGAGACCTTGGGTGGGTTTGGAGGCGTGGCCGACCGGCTGAACATGTACAACCATTACCTCGGCACGCCGGACTATTTGCAGCAGGATATTTCCCGTTACCGGAAAGTGACGCCCGTCTCCGTGCAGAACTTCGCCCAAACTTATTTGAGGAACGAAAACCGCGCCGTCGTTCACGGCGTTCCGGGAACCCCCAATCTGGGGCCGGAGGTGCCGATTCCCCAACTGGACAGCGCGCAAATGGCCTCCGGGGCGGAATCGATCAATCTGGCCGAGCCGTGGCGCAGCGAAGTTCCCAAAGCGGCCGCCGAGCGAGCGCTCAAGCTGCCGGTGCCGGAAAGTTTCAAACTCTCCAACGGGTTGACCATTATCTACAACCAACGTCCATGGCTGCCGATTACCTCGGCCCGACTCGTTTTCAAAACCGGCAGCGATGCGAACCCCCTCGACAAACCAGGCCTGGCAAACTTCACCGTGGCCATGCTGGATGAGGGGACCAAAACCCGCAGCGCCTTGCAAATCGCGGATGAAGTGGCCGGTTTGGGGGCCAGCTTGAGCACCAGTTCCACGATGGATGCCTCGCAGGTTGCCATCCAGTCTTTGACCAAAAACTTCTCCAAAGTGCTGGATTTGCTTGCCGATGTCGTTTTGAACCCCAGTTTTCCGGAGGAGGAAATCGAGCGCCAGCGGGCCAGCCGCCTGGCGGGGCTGGTGCAGGAGCGGGAAAACCCTTCCGCCGTTGCCAACCGGGTGATGGCGCGGGTGCTGTACGGCGCCAACCATCCCTACGGCTACCCGGAAATCGGCACGGAAGCGGCCATCAAGGCCACGACCCGTGACGATATGTACGGTTTCTGGCAGAAAAACTTCGTTCCCAACAACGCCGCTTTGGTGGTGGCGGGGAGCATTAGCAAGAATGAATTGAAGGCGCTGGCGGGAGCTGCATTTGCCAGCTGGAAACCGGGAGCGCCCGCCGCTCCGCAACTGGGAAATCCGGCCACCACGCCGGCGAAAGTGGTGATCGTGGACAAACCGGGGGCGCCCCAGACCCAGTTGCGGGTGGCCGCCATCGGCCTGCCCCGCTCCACGCCGGAGTATGCCGCCCTGCAGGTGGCTAACGGCATTTTGGGCGGGCTTTTCTCCAGCCGCATCAATTTGAACCTGCGGGAGCGGAACGGCTACAGCTACGGCGCGTTTTCGACCTTTGTCTACCGCCGCGCGGCCGGTCCATTTCTAATTGCCACCGGTGTGCGGACGGATGTGACCGGCCCGGCCGTTGAAGAGATCTACAAGGAAATCAACCGGATGTCCGCCGAGCCGGTAACAGCCGACGAACTGGCCCTGTCCAAGCAGTCGCTGGTCCGCTCCCTGCCGGGGGATTTTGAAACCAGCTCCAGCGCCGCCGGGACTTTCTCCAACCTGTACATTTACGACCTCGGTTTGGACTACTACTCCAAATTCCCAGCCATGGTTTCCGCCGTCGATGCCGCCACGGTACAGGCAACGGCCAAAAAGCACCTGCGTCTGGACAAAATGGTCGTGGTGGCGGTGGGGGACAAGACCAAAATCCGGCCGGAGTTGGAAAAGCTGAACCTGGGTTCGATCGAGGTGCGCGACACGGAAGGGACTTTGGCCCAGCAATAA